In Microbacterium enclense, one genomic interval encodes:
- a CDS encoding bifunctional 3'-5' exonuclease/DNA polymerase, producing the protein MTSAVSDAVVVGRTPSGDVALIVLDATGAASDTIVVSPRDLPETIRFRESTGLVRWIWHDTRAWYTGLLSAGVRVARAWDLRLVHSLLRDAAAVGDDHGLRAARAWDAALADTGVTDTLFDLTDTASGPPDSADAAVEEYRRQRATLESSTAPDALRLLAAAESAGALIAVELQAAGLPWSVDAHERLLERELGERRGSALPVRLEQAASSVRAALGDPAASLDSQPRLLRSLHRAGLFVESTSKWELTEHDHPVVAPLLAYKKLMRLHTANGWAWMSEWVRDGRFRPVYVPAGVVTGRWASSGGGALQIPRQLRVAVRADPGWTLVTADVAQLEPRVLAAMARDTALADAARGRDLYSGVVDAGAVATRAEAKIAMLGAMYGATTGESGRLLPRLRRTFPRAMALVDDAARIGEEGGVVSTWLGRTSPGPGEAWRAVQSRAGDAEASGIDETRARRSARDRGRFTRNFVVQGTAAEWALAWLADLRGRLAAIEPVDTAHAAPRSGPVFDRRPHLAFYLHDEIIVHTPVVHAEAVAAAVRESAEAAGRLLFGSFPLDFPLDLKIGETAEKG; encoded by the coding sequence CTGACGTCCGCGGTCTCTGACGCGGTCGTCGTCGGGCGCACGCCCTCCGGCGATGTCGCGCTGATCGTTCTGGATGCCACGGGCGCGGCATCCGACACCATCGTCGTCTCGCCACGCGACCTGCCCGAAACGATCCGGTTTCGCGAGAGCACGGGGCTCGTGCGGTGGATCTGGCATGACACGCGGGCCTGGTACACCGGGCTCCTCTCGGCGGGGGTCCGCGTCGCTCGGGCGTGGGATCTCCGACTCGTCCATTCCCTCTTGCGCGACGCGGCGGCGGTCGGCGACGATCACGGTCTCCGCGCGGCACGGGCGTGGGACGCCGCTCTTGCCGACACCGGGGTGACCGACACGCTCTTCGACCTCACCGACACGGCCTCCGGACCTCCCGACTCCGCTGATGCCGCTGTCGAGGAATACCGACGCCAACGCGCAACCCTCGAGTCGTCGACGGCTCCGGACGCGCTGCGTCTGTTGGCGGCAGCCGAGTCCGCGGGTGCGCTCATCGCCGTCGAGTTGCAGGCCGCGGGGCTGCCCTGGAGCGTCGACGCGCACGAGCGACTGCTCGAACGCGAGCTCGGGGAGCGTCGGGGGAGCGCGCTACCGGTGCGCCTCGAACAGGCGGCGAGCAGCGTCCGGGCGGCCCTCGGCGACCCGGCAGCGTCTCTCGACTCGCAACCACGACTCCTGCGGTCCCTGCACCGAGCCGGCCTGTTCGTCGAGTCGACGAGCAAGTGGGAGCTGACCGAGCACGATCACCCCGTGGTCGCCCCGCTGCTCGCCTACAAGAAGCTCATGCGCCTGCACACGGCGAACGGCTGGGCGTGGATGTCGGAGTGGGTGCGCGACGGGCGCTTCCGTCCCGTGTACGTGCCCGCCGGCGTCGTCACCGGACGCTGGGCCTCATCCGGCGGGGGCGCGTTGCAGATCCCGCGCCAGCTGCGGGTCGCGGTGCGCGCCGACCCGGGATGGACCCTCGTCACCGCGGACGTCGCGCAGCTCGAGCCCCGCGTGCTCGCCGCGATGGCGCGCGACACGGCTCTCGCCGATGCGGCGCGCGGCCGCGACCTCTACTCCGGCGTCGTCGACGCGGGCGCCGTGGCCACGCGCGCCGAGGCCAAGATCGCCATGCTCGGCGCGATGTACGGCGCGACGACGGGGGAGAGCGGACGACTTCTTCCTCGCCTCCGGCGCACGTTCCCTCGCGCCATGGCCCTGGTCGACGACGCCGCGCGCATCGGTGAGGAGGGGGGCGTCGTGTCGACCTGGCTGGGCCGGACCTCGCCAGGCCCGGGGGAGGCCTGGCGTGCGGTGCAATCCCGCGCCGGCGACGCCGAGGCATCCGGGATCGACGAAACCCGGGCTCGACGCTCGGCTCGGGACCGCGGACGTTTCACGCGCAACTTCGTCGTGCAGGGCACGGCCGCCGAGTGGGCTCTCGCCTGGCTCGCCGACCTGCGCGGGCGTCTGGCGGCGATCGAGCCGGTGGATACCGCTCACGCGGCCCCGCGATCAGGACCGGTGTTCGACCGACGTCCGCACCTGGCGTTCTACCTGCACGACGAGATCATCGTGCACACCCCGGTCGTGCACGCGGAAGCAGTCGCGGCCGCCGTCAGGGAGTCGGCGGAGGCCGCCGGGCGCCTGCTGTTCGGGTCGTTCCCCCTCGATTTCCCGCTGGACCTCAAGATCGGCGAGACGGCGGAGAAGGGCTGA
- a CDS encoding dihydrofolate reductase family protein, whose product MRELVYYVAVSIDGFIADPTGGFDAFLVEGDHSSVVFEEYADALPAQVHAALGIEPPRTRFDTVIMGWNTLAPALAAGITSPYPHLHQVVASRHDPDVDPSVTLTADPLSAVRTLKAEEGRDIWLCGGGHLAGTLLPEIDRLVLKRNPLVFGSGIPLFGDAAYAPRRFDPLDTRTFSSGVLVEEYVARRAG is encoded by the coding sequence ATGCGTGAACTCGTGTACTACGTCGCCGTCAGTATCGACGGCTTCATCGCCGATCCGACCGGCGGTTTCGACGCGTTCCTCGTCGAAGGTGACCATTCGTCGGTTGTCTTCGAGGAGTACGCCGACGCGCTGCCCGCGCAGGTCCACGCAGCGCTCGGTATCGAACCGCCTCGGACACGTTTCGACACCGTGATCATGGGATGGAACACGCTCGCCCCGGCTCTCGCGGCCGGCATCACCAGCCCGTATCCGCACCTGCACCAGGTCGTCGCCAGCCGCCACGACCCTGACGTGGATCCGTCGGTCACGCTCACTGCCGACCCGCTCTCCGCGGTCCGCACCCTGAAGGCGGAGGAGGGTCGGGACATCTGGCTTTGCGGGGGAGGGCATCTCGCAGGCACCCTGCTCCCCGAGATCGATCGTCTCGTGCTGAAACGCAACCCCCTCGTGTTCGGCTCCGGAATCCCTCTGTTCGGCGACGCGGCGTACGCGCCCCGCAGGTTCGATCCCCTCGACACGCGCACGTTCAGCTCGGGTGTCCTCGTGGAGGAATACGTCGCACGCCGCGCTGGGTAA
- a CDS encoding ROK family protein — protein MATNASRAVGVDIGGTGIKAGIVDLDAGELISDRVKVATPAGAEPADVLAAVKEVLTTLEAPADLPLGVAFPAIVKGGRTLSAANVSSSWIGFEAEEFFEQGLSRDIHFANDADVAGIAEVRYGAAKGIDGLVILTTLGTGIGSAVIYDGVLVPNSELGHLQRAGHKKDAEGYAAYSAMEREELSWEKWAKRLQWYYDYVEFLFSPDLIVVGGGVSKHSENFLPLLKLRAPIVPAKHRNNAGIIGAASLAVPVPEALPAVK, from the coding sequence ATGGCAACGAATGCGTCGCGTGCGGTCGGAGTGGACATCGGCGGAACCGGCATCAAAGCGGGAATCGTCGATCTGGATGCCGGGGAGTTGATCAGCGACCGAGTGAAGGTCGCGACGCCCGCCGGCGCCGAGCCGGCCGATGTCCTCGCCGCCGTGAAGGAGGTCTTGACGACCCTGGAGGCGCCCGCAGATCTGCCGCTGGGCGTGGCGTTCCCCGCGATCGTGAAGGGGGGACGCACCCTCTCGGCGGCGAACGTGTCGAGCTCGTGGATCGGCTTCGAGGCGGAGGAGTTCTTCGAGCAGGGCCTCTCACGAGACATCCATTTCGCGAACGACGCCGACGTCGCGGGAATCGCCGAGGTGCGTTACGGCGCCGCGAAGGGCATCGACGGTCTCGTCATCCTGACCACGCTCGGCACCGGTATCGGTTCGGCGGTGATCTACGACGGCGTGCTCGTCCCCAACAGCGAGCTCGGACACCTGCAGCGCGCGGGTCACAAGAAGGATGCCGAGGGCTACGCCGCTTACTCCGCGATGGAGCGTGAGGAACTGTCCTGGGAGAAGTGGGCGAAGCGTCTGCAGTGGTACTACGACTACGTCGAGTTCCTCTTCAGCCCCGACCTCATCGTGGTCGGCGGAGGGGTGTCGAAGCACTCGGAGAACTTCCTGCCGCTGCTGAAACTACGGGCGCCGATCGTTCCCGCGAAGCACCGGAACAACGCCGGCATCATCGGGGCGGCGTCGTTGGCCGTGCCGGTGCCCGAGGCGCTGCCCGCGGTGAAGTAG
- a CDS encoding glutamine synthetase family protein, whose translation MDKQRDFVLRTIEERGVKFVRLWFTDVMGTLKSVAIAPAEVEGAFTEGLGFDGSAIEGLTRSYESDLLAHPDPTTFQILPWRGEIDPTARMFCDITTPDGQPAVADPRHVLKRTLAKAADAGFTFYTHPEIEFYLLKSSQLGADGRPVPVDSAGYFDNVPGGTAHDFRRRSVRMLEDLGISVEFSHHEGGPGQNEIDLRYADALTTADNIMTFRTVVKEVAIEQGVYATFMPKPISGQPGSGMHTHLSLFEGDMNAFYEEGAQYQLSKVGRHFIAGLLRHANEISAVTNQFVNSYKRLWGGDEAPSFICWGHNNRSALVRVPLYKPNKGQSTRVEYRALDSAANPYLSYALMLAAGLKGIEEEYELPAEAEDNVWSLTDSERRALGYAPLPASLDHALEYLEESELVAETLGEQVFKYVLLNKRREWQQYRAQVTPFELASNLEAL comes from the coding sequence ATGGACAAGCAGCGCGATTTCGTTCTGCGCACGATCGAAGAACGCGGCGTGAAGTTCGTGCGCCTGTGGTTCACCGATGTGATGGGCACCCTGAAGTCGGTGGCGATCGCCCCGGCCGAGGTGGAGGGCGCTTTCACCGAGGGCCTCGGATTCGACGGTTCCGCCATCGAGGGCCTCACGCGCTCGTACGAGTCGGACCTGCTCGCTCATCCCGACCCCACGACGTTCCAGATCCTGCCCTGGCGCGGTGAGATCGACCCGACCGCGCGCATGTTCTGCGACATCACCACGCCCGACGGGCAGCCCGCCGTCGCCGATCCGCGCCACGTGCTCAAGCGCACCCTCGCGAAGGCCGCCGACGCCGGGTTCACGTTCTACACGCATCCCGAGATCGAGTTCTACCTGCTGAAGTCGTCGCAGCTGGGCGCCGACGGGCGCCCCGTGCCCGTGGATTCCGCAGGGTACTTCGACAACGTGCCCGGGGGCACGGCGCACGACTTCCGCCGCCGTTCGGTCCGCATGCTCGAAGACCTCGGCATCTCTGTCGAGTTCAGCCACCACGAGGGCGGCCCCGGGCAGAACGAGATCGACCTGCGCTACGCCGACGCTCTCACGACGGCCGACAACATCATGACCTTCCGCACCGTGGTGAAGGAGGTCGCGATCGAGCAGGGCGTCTACGCGACGTTCATGCCGAAGCCCATCAGCGGCCAGCCGGGGAGCGGCATGCACACGCACCTGTCGCTCTTCGAGGGCGACATGAACGCGTTCTACGAAGAGGGTGCGCAGTACCAGCTGTCGAAGGTCGGTCGTCACTTCATCGCCGGTCTCCTGCGCCACGCCAACGAGATCTCGGCGGTGACCAACCAGTTCGTCAACTCCTACAAGCGCCTGTGGGGCGGCGACGAAGCGCCCAGCTTCATCTGCTGGGGACACAACAACCGCTCAGCCCTGGTCCGTGTGCCGCTGTACAAGCCGAACAAGGGCCAGTCGACCCGCGTCGAGTATCGCGCCCTCGACTCGGCGGCCAACCCGTACCTGTCGTACGCCCTCATGCTCGCCGCCGGGCTCAAGGGCATCGAGGAGGAGTACGAGCTCCCCGCGGAGGCCGAAGACAACGTCTGGTCGCTGACCGACTCCGAGCGTCGCGCGCTCGGCTACGCCCCGCTCCCCGCGAGCCTCGACCACGCTCTCGAGTACCTCGAGGAATCCGAGCTCGTCGCCGAGACGCTGGGGGAGCAGGTGTTCAAGTACGTGCTGCTCAACAAGCGCCGCGAGTGGCAGCAATACCGCGCCCAGGTGACGCCGTTCGAGCTCGCCAGCAACCTCGAGGCGCTCTGA
- a CDS encoding C4-type zinc ribbon domain-containing protein, with amino-acid sequence MNADPADQRKLLDLADLDGRIRHDERVAANPPQAAQVRDLLAQRSALSQELSIRANTRDDLTAEIARLESDVTVVDARIARDTERLAASSNPKQAQGFESELAALARRKSDLEDVEIALMERLEAADAAVAEQEALIAETNARGAELSAEAKRVVSEATDRLEGARRDREAVSGSLPAELLALYERLAARGNGAGLLRAGACEACRMVLPPSDLAAVRRAQTDEVVFCPECGAILVRTEESR; translated from the coding sequence GTGAACGCCGACCCCGCCGACCAGCGCAAACTGCTCGATCTCGCCGACCTCGATGGCCGTATCCGGCACGACGAACGCGTCGCCGCAAACCCGCCACAGGCGGCGCAGGTGCGCGACCTCCTCGCGCAGCGCTCCGCGCTCAGCCAGGAGCTGTCGATCCGGGCCAACACCCGGGACGATCTCACCGCCGAGATCGCACGGCTCGAATCCGACGTCACCGTGGTCGACGCGCGAATCGCACGCGACACCGAGCGGCTCGCGGCGTCGTCGAACCCCAAGCAGGCGCAGGGCTTCGAGAGCGAGCTCGCCGCCCTCGCTCGTCGCAAGAGCGACCTGGAAGACGTCGAGATCGCGCTGATGGAGCGCCTCGAAGCCGCCGACGCGGCCGTCGCCGAGCAGGAGGCGCTCATCGCCGAGACGAACGCGCGCGGTGCCGAGCTCAGCGCCGAGGCGAAGCGCGTCGTCTCCGAGGCCACCGACCGCCTCGAGGGGGCGCGCCGTGACCGCGAGGCCGTGTCGGGCTCGCTTCCCGCCGAGCTGCTCGCCCTGTACGAGCGACTCGCGGCGCGCGGCAACGGCGCGGGGCTTCTGCGTGCGGGAGCGTGCGAGGCGTGTCGCATGGTCCTTCCTCCGAGCGACCTCGCCGCCGTCCGGCGGGCCCAGACCGACGAGGTCGTGTTCTGCCCCGAGTGCGGGGCGATTCTCGTCCGCACCGAAGAGTCGCGGTGA
- a CDS encoding DUF732 domain-containing protein, with protein MKRFAAVLAAAVAVVLLSGCTSEVTQENITVTPGQSGTFSNGDTTIVVEPGATQGADGAYLTEVRANLGALASASDEQLVAAGESACGQLDEGIGVDQVVVTVPGTATVSSADSTAIAEAANAFLCD; from the coding sequence ATGAAGCGTTTCGCTGCCGTCCTCGCCGCCGCTGTCGCCGTCGTGCTTCTTTCGGGATGCACGAGCGAGGTGACCCAGGAGAACATCACGGTCACCCCGGGGCAGAGCGGCACGTTCTCGAACGGCGACACCACGATCGTCGTCGAGCCCGGCGCGACGCAAGGCGCCGACGGTGCGTACCTCACCGAGGTGCGGGCGAATCTCGGTGCCCTCGCGTCGGCGAGCGACGAGCAGCTGGTCGCCGCGGGAGAGAGCGCCTGCGGGCAGCTCGATGAGGGCATCGGAGTCGACCAGGTCGTCGTGACCGTGCCCGGTACCGCGACGGTCTCGAGCGCTGACTCGACAGCGATCGCCGAGGCGGCGAACGCGTTCCTCTGCGACTGA
- a CDS encoding SPOR domain-containing protein, with the protein MSDENAKYWYNLETHEVEQGYASPAIDRAGPFDTAEEAARAPEILRERSRQWAEDDARDDR; encoded by the coding sequence GTGAGCGACGAGAACGCGAAGTACTGGTACAACCTGGAGACCCACGAGGTGGAGCAGGGCTACGCGTCACCGGCGATCGACCGCGCCGGCCCGTTCGACACCGCCGAAGAGGCCGCACGCGCTCCCGAGATCCTGCGCGAACGCTCGAGGCAGTGGGCCGAAGACGACGCCCGCGACGACCGCTGA
- a CDS encoding DUF6507 family protein: MTWSIDPVQARAVCRTTDEHAEAIDGVVVATANAFASAQQAVGAGETSAALAEVAADPFLIRLAGVRRHVRTVTETTESVVALYEQADYDMAAQTQSTMNGLQP; encoded by the coding sequence GTGACGTGGAGCATCGACCCCGTGCAGGCGCGCGCCGTCTGCCGCACCACCGACGAACACGCCGAGGCGATCGACGGCGTCGTCGTCGCGACCGCGAACGCCTTCGCCTCGGCACAACAGGCCGTGGGCGCCGGCGAGACCTCGGCCGCGCTCGCCGAGGTCGCCGCCGATCCGTTCCTGATCCGTCTCGCCGGTGTGCGTCGGCACGTCAGGACCGTCACCGAGACGACGGAGAGTGTCGTCGCGCTGTACGAGCAGGCCGATTACGACATGGCGGCGCAGACGCAGTCGACGATGAACGGGCTGCAGCCGTGA
- a CDS encoding IS110 family transposase, which translates to MTTAIAGYDTIAVFVGLDVGKSEHHAVALDRAGKHLLDRALPQDETRLRQIIADLAEHGPVLLVVDQPATVGALPVAVAQAAGATVGYLPGLAMRRIADLHPGEAKTDARDAAIIAETARTMPHTLRSIAIADEQVAELTMLCGFDDDLAGQITQVSNRIRGLLTQIHPTLERVIGPRLDHPAMLALLRKHPSPDALRTAGVKRLGNLLLKHAPRKGRVWAEEIAAALAQQTVTVTGTNAAALVLPRLAEQLQTLRTQRDQIAAEVERLVEAHPLHPVLTSMPGVGVRTAARLLTEVAGKTFPTAGHLAAYAGLAPVTRRSGTSIRGEHPSRRGNKILKRALFLSAFAALRDPDSRAYYDRKIAQGKRHNQALIALARRRSDVLYAMLRDGTLYQPRLPLAA; encoded by the coding sequence ATGACCACAGCCATCGCCGGCTACGACACCATCGCGGTGTTCGTCGGGCTGGACGTCGGCAAGAGCGAGCACCATGCCGTCGCCCTCGACCGCGCTGGGAAACACCTGCTGGATCGGGCGCTGCCGCAGGACGAGACCCGGCTGCGGCAGATCATCGCTGACCTCGCGGAGCACGGACCTGTGTTGCTGGTCGTCGACCAGCCAGCCACCGTCGGCGCCCTGCCTGTCGCAGTCGCCCAAGCCGCGGGCGCGACCGTCGGCTACCTGCCGGGGCTGGCGATGCGGCGCATCGCCGACCTGCACCCTGGAGAGGCGAAGACCGACGCGAGGGACGCGGCCATTATCGCCGAGACCGCCCGCACCATGCCCCACACGCTCCGCTCCATCGCCATCGCGGACGAGCAGGTAGCGGAACTGACGATGCTCTGCGGCTTCGACGACGACCTCGCCGGGCAAATCACCCAGGTCAGCAACCGCATCCGCGGGCTGCTCACCCAGATCCATCCCACCCTCGAACGCGTCATCGGGCCACGCCTGGATCACCCCGCGATGCTCGCCCTCCTACGCAAGCACCCCTCTCCAGACGCCCTGCGCACCGCTGGCGTGAAGCGCCTCGGGAACCTGCTCCTGAAGCACGCACCCCGCAAAGGACGGGTTTGGGCGGAGGAGATCGCCGCCGCACTCGCACAGCAGACAGTGACCGTCACCGGCACGAACGCCGCAGCTCTCGTCCTGCCGCGACTGGCAGAGCAACTCCAGACGCTTCGCACCCAGCGCGACCAGATCGCCGCCGAGGTCGAACGCCTGGTCGAGGCGCACCCTCTTCACCCCGTCCTGACGAGCATGCCGGGAGTCGGCGTCAGGACGGCAGCCAGACTCCTCACCGAAGTCGCAGGGAAGACCTTCCCCACCGCCGGGCACCTCGCCGCCTACGCCGGCCTCGCACCCGTCACACGACGATCCGGCACCTCCATCCGCGGCGAACACCCCTCCAGGCGCGGCAACAAAATCCTCAAACGCGCCCTGTTCCTCTCCGCCTTCGCGGCGCTCCGCGACCCCGACTCTCGCGCCTACTACGACCGCAAAATCGCCCAAGGCAAACGACACAACCAAGCCCTCATAGCCCTCGCCCGACGACGCTCCGACGTCCTCTACGCCATGCTCCGCGACGGCACCCTCTACCAACCCCGACTACCCCTCGCAGCTTGA
- a CDS encoding TetR family transcriptional regulator, which yields MARNDERRSALADAGIRVLAEEGARGLTHRAVDAIAGTPRGTASNYFPTRDDLIAALVTRIEERLTPDPVDSPGDRPADAALFADYVRDVVRRLSADPHVSLALFELRLEASRKPSVATTLGAWRQRAFRDDVAFNAAAGLPGGPTEIALLHYAIDGVMLDRLTVPLETGLTLDEVVDELVARILPVEAGSSGDLGSPGDG from the coding sequence ATGGCACGCAATGATGAACGACGTTCCGCTTTGGCTGACGCGGGGATCCGAGTTCTTGCCGAGGAAGGGGCTCGCGGCCTGACGCATCGCGCCGTCGACGCCATCGCGGGGACACCGCGCGGCACGGCCTCGAACTACTTCCCCACTCGTGACGACCTGATCGCCGCGCTCGTGACGCGGATCGAGGAACGCCTGACACCCGACCCCGTCGACTCCCCCGGCGACCGCCCGGCCGACGCGGCCCTGTTCGCCGACTACGTGCGCGACGTCGTCCGCCGACTCAGCGCCGACCCGCACGTCTCGCTCGCGCTCTTCGAACTCCGACTCGAGGCATCGCGCAAACCCTCCGTGGCGACGACCCTCGGCGCCTGGCGTCAGCGTGCGTTCCGAGACGACGTCGCGTTCAACGCCGCTGCGGGCCTGCCTGGCGGGCCCACCGAGATCGCCTTGTTGCACTACGCGATCGACGGGGTCATGCTCGACCGCCTCACCGTGCCCCTCGAGACCGGCCTGACCCTCGATGAGGTGGTCGACGAGTTGGTGGCGCGCATCCTCCCGGTGGAAGCAGGATCGAGCGGAGATCTCGGGTCGCCCGGCGACGGCTAG